A section of the Leminorella richardii genome encodes:
- a CDS encoding DUF2058 domain-containing protein, giving the protein MTKLTLQEQMLKAGLVTSKKMAKVQRTAKKSRVQAREAREAVEENKKAQIERDRQLSEQQKQVALTKEYKAQVKQLIEMNRIAISKGDIGFNFTDGNLIKKIAVDQLTQAQLINGRLAIARLSTDSSGESEYAIIPASVANKIAQRDANSIVLHSALSQEEQDEDDPYADFKVPDDLMW; this is encoded by the coding sequence ACTCACCTTACAAGAGCAGATGCTAAAAGCGGGACTAGTAACCAGCAAAAAAATGGCCAAAGTCCAAAGAACGGCTAAAAAATCACGCGTTCAGGCTCGTGAGGCAAGAGAAGCCGTAGAGGAAAATAAAAAAGCACAGATCGAACGCGACAGGCAGCTAAGCGAGCAGCAAAAGCAGGTGGCGCTAACTAAAGAGTATAAGGCTCAGGTAAAACAGCTCATTGAAATGAACAGAATCGCTATTTCAAAAGGCGATATCGGCTTTAACTTCACAGATGGCAATTTAATTAAAAAAATTGCGGTGGATCAGTTGACTCAGGCTCAGCTTATCAATGGTCGTCTCGCCATTGCTCGCTTGAGTACTGATAGCAGTGGTGAAAGCGAATACGCGATTATTCCCGCCAGCGTAGCCAATAAAATTGCGCAGCGAGATGCGAACAGCATTGTGTTACATAGCGCACTGAGCCAAGAAGAGCAGGATGAAGACGATCCGTATGCTGACTTTAAAGTGCCTGACGACCTGATGTGGTAA
- a CDS encoding protein disulfide oxidoreductase, with the protein MMRWKKWAKELAVFMMVLAALIWGMDQWRRPEPPAIATLPEMTLTSGQTVSFVALSAEKPLLVYFWATWCGICKLTSPTVDELSREGVNVLSIAIRSGDDRRLIQGMSAKALTFPVVNDEQGRLSAEWGIGVTPTFVIIDKGKVVSSTTGWTSYWGIKARMWWGNQ; encoded by the coding sequence ATAATGCGCTGGAAGAAATGGGCCAAGGAGCTGGCCGTTTTTATGATGGTACTGGCGGCATTGATCTGGGGAATGGATCAGTGGCGTAGGCCAGAGCCTCCGGCGATAGCAACGCTTCCAGAGATGACACTGACTAGCGGTCAAACCGTATCGTTTGTCGCCCTCAGTGCTGAAAAGCCGCTGCTGGTCTACTTTTGGGCAACCTGGTGCGGCATCTGTAAGCTAACCTCTCCGACGGTTGACGAGTTGAGCAGGGAAGGGGTTAACGTGCTGAGCATTGCTATTCGTTCCGGTGACGATCGGCGCCTTATACAGGGTATGAGCGCGAAAGCGCTCACTTTTCCCGTAGTTAACGATGAACAGGGGAGACTTTCTGCTGAATGGGGCATCGGCGTGACGCCAACTTTTGTGATTATAGATAAGGGAAAGGTGGTTTCAAGCACCACTGGGTGGACTAGCTACTGGGGAATAAAGGCGAGAATGTGGTGGGGCAATCAGTAG
- a CDS encoding DsbA family protein, with protein MNFSLSTFLKISLMALASMSFIVTAAPLTQEQQNQVRDLIRETLVNNPQILEDAVTAWQQQSAERASAQLSTAIKQHSQALFSDAASPRIGAKNPKLTLVLFTDYNCPYCKQFDPLVEKIVNKYPDVAVVIKLLPFKGETSHIASEYALTLWKQNPSRFGALHQRLMSKKGYHSESSIANALKSTDNDALRIDEKAADELRSSLTLAEALGVQGTPATLIGEKLIPGAIGYEDLEQLVEAKLSRKSS; from the coding sequence ATGAACTTTTCACTCTCAACCTTTTTGAAAATCAGCCTTATGGCTTTGGCCTCAATGAGCTTTATTGTCACGGCGGCGCCATTGACACAGGAACAGCAAAATCAGGTGCGTGACCTTATTCGCGAAACGTTAGTCAATAACCCACAGATTTTGGAGGATGCGGTCACCGCCTGGCAGCAGCAAAGCGCTGAACGAGCCAGTGCCCAGCTCAGCACAGCGATAAAACAGCACAGTCAGGCGCTGTTTAGTGACGCAGCTAGCCCGAGAATAGGCGCTAAAAACCCTAAGCTGACGCTGGTACTGTTTACCGACTATAACTGTCCGTACTGCAAGCAGTTTGATCCTCTTGTGGAAAAAATCGTTAACAAATATCCAGACGTTGCTGTAGTCATTAAGCTCCTGCCGTTTAAAGGTGAAACGTCACACATTGCCTCTGAGTACGCGCTGACCTTATGGAAGCAGAACCCTTCACGCTTTGGTGCGCTGCATCAGCGCCTGATGTCAAAAAAGGGATATCACAGCGAAAGCAGTATTGCCAACGCGCTAAAGTCAACAGACAACGATGCATTGAGGATCGATGAAAAAGCGGCTGATGAATTGCGCAGCAGTCTGACTCTGGCGGAGGCGCTTGGCGTACAGGGAACCCCCGCGACCCTGATTGGTGAAAAGCTGATCCCCGGAGCGATTGGCTATGAAGATTTGGAGCAGCTGGTTGAAGCCAAACTCTCACGGAAGTCGTCATAA
- a CDS encoding protein-disulfide reductase DsbD family protein → MYLFIRALAFSLCLGLPASWAADSGWLTSTQNDHAQVQLSAESAESGTVRLLLDVRLAKGWKTYWRSPGEGGIAPAIQWQTPVEYLNWGWPTPQRFDVASISTQGYQGDTVFPLTLRLPKNESHLSGTLTLSTCSNVCVLTDFPFDIDLTEPAPQNFDHAFSRAMGSLPLEEGVFSELQAGYLGGELRLSALRAEGWQKPEIFFDVPEGANFSKPQIRVDGTRLLATVQVTDGWEGSAPDMNGQLLSLVISDGDLSQQAAVSVSHAIPNSTSSLGLGSALLFALMGGFILNLMPCVLPVLAMKLGSVLQMENRACAVVRRQFLVSASGILVSFWALAGLMTTLRLSQQAVGWGIQFQSPWFIGLMALVTAVFSANLFGFFSIHLGSRATTQLATAGGQGNSSHFWQGAFATLLATPCSAPFLGTALAFALAAPLTDLWLVFSALGIGMSLPWLLIAAFPAIARLLPKPGRWMNRLRTVLGVMMLASCLWLLSLLLVHIGTVAVVGLAVALLLVMLTLTGAHYGRRAMLTWSAVLLLTVGVALTAGALTANGWRSPMTDRVAWQPLSEQAIVQALRENKRLFIDVTADWCVTCKANKYNVLLHDDVQQALSQPDVVALRGDWTKPSTEINEFLQKRGAVAVPFNQIYGPGLPSGEVLSPLLDRQTLLNTLSHAKE, encoded by the coding sequence ATGTACCTATTTATCAGGGCGTTGGCGTTCAGCCTGTGCCTAGGGCTGCCCGCATCGTGGGCTGCCGACAGCGGCTGGTTAACCAGTACGCAAAATGACCATGCTCAAGTCCAGCTCAGCGCTGAATCTGCTGAAAGCGGTACCGTGCGCCTGCTGTTGGACGTACGACTGGCAAAAGGGTGGAAGACCTACTGGCGATCTCCCGGAGAAGGTGGAATTGCTCCGGCCATTCAGTGGCAAACCCCTGTCGAATATTTGAACTGGGGATGGCCGACGCCTCAGCGCTTTGACGTTGCCAGTATTTCAACTCAGGGTTATCAGGGCGATACTGTCTTTCCTCTTACGTTACGGCTGCCTAAGAACGAGTCGCATCTGAGTGGAACGTTGACACTCTCCACCTGTAGCAACGTTTGCGTACTTACTGATTTTCCTTTCGATATCGATCTCACTGAACCTGCACCTCAGAATTTCGATCACGCCTTTAGCCGCGCTATGGGCTCTCTGCCGCTGGAAGAGGGTGTGTTTAGTGAACTACAGGCTGGCTATCTCGGCGGTGAACTGCGCCTGAGTGCCCTTCGTGCCGAAGGGTGGCAGAAGCCGGAAATCTTTTTTGATGTGCCTGAAGGCGCGAATTTTTCTAAACCTCAAATACGGGTTGATGGTACACGCCTGCTGGCCACGGTACAGGTGACTGATGGATGGGAGGGAAGCGCTCCTGATATGAATGGGCAGCTCCTCAGTCTAGTGATTAGCGATGGTGATCTGTCGCAGCAGGCTGCCGTCAGTGTAAGTCATGCAATACCAAACTCTACTTCATCGTTAGGTCTGGGTAGTGCATTGCTGTTCGCCTTGATGGGTGGATTTATTTTGAACCTGATGCCCTGCGTTCTGCCGGTATTGGCGATGAAGCTGGGTTCAGTACTCCAGATGGAAAACCGTGCGTGCGCTGTAGTGAGGCGACAATTTCTGGTATCTGCCAGCGGTATCCTCGTTTCATTTTGGGCTCTGGCTGGATTAATGACCACTCTGCGCCTAAGCCAGCAAGCTGTAGGGTGGGGGATTCAGTTCCAGAGCCCGTGGTTTATCGGCTTAATGGCACTGGTGACGGCAGTCTTTAGCGCCAACCTGTTTGGCTTTTTCTCTATCCATTTAGGCAGTCGAGCAACCACGCAATTGGCCACGGCTGGAGGACAGGGAAACAGTAGTCATTTTTGGCAAGGTGCATTTGCTACACTGCTGGCAACGCCCTGTTCTGCACCGTTTCTTGGCACGGCGCTGGCATTTGCCCTAGCGGCTCCGTTAACCGACTTATGGTTGGTCTTTAGCGCACTAGGGATTGGAATGAGTCTTCCCTGGCTGCTGATAGCCGCATTTCCAGCCATTGCCCGTTTGCTTCCTAAGCCTGGGAGATGGATGAACCGCCTGCGCACTGTATTAGGCGTGATGATGCTAGCCTCCTGCCTGTGGCTGCTTAGTCTGTTGCTTGTGCATATCGGTACAGTAGCCGTGGTGGGATTAGCCGTAGCCCTGTTATTGGTTATGTTGACATTGACCGGTGCACATTATGGACGTAGAGCGATGTTAACGTGGAGTGCTGTACTGCTATTGACTGTCGGTGTGGCTTTAACTGCTGGAGCGTTAACGGCTAACGGCTGGCGTTCTCCCATGACCGATAGAGTGGCGTGGCAGCCGCTGAGCGAACAGGCGATTGTACAGGCGCTGCGTGAAAATAAGCGCCTGTTTATCGATGTGACAGCAGACTGGTGTGTGACCTGTAAAGCCAATAAGTACAACGTGCTGCTGCACGATGACGTACAGCAGGCTCTCAGTCAGCCAGACGTTGTGGCGCTGCGCGGAGACTGGACAAAGCCTTCCACTGAAATCAACGAGTTTTTGCAAAAGCGCGGTGCAGTTGCCGTGCCGTTTAACCAAATCTATGGCCCTGGATTACCCAGCGGAGAAGTACTGTCCCCACTGCTGGACCGCCAAACCCTATTGAATACGCTTTCTCACGCGAAGGAATAA
- a CDS encoding copper resistance protein: MAKRQRIAKWFLILACLAVLTCTAQRMASLHMLSQYIETETTAVVQGSDYGESQAQNSPCELSAKSLLAVSGIAAEHLFFALLLFVALLFEPPRQLRLFIPPPRAVSLPRLRVHLRLCTFQE, encoded by the coding sequence ATGGCTAAACGGCAGCGTATCGCAAAGTGGTTTTTAATATTGGCCTGTCTGGCTGTGCTTACCTGTACGGCGCAGCGCATGGCCAGTCTGCATATGCTGAGTCAATATATCGAGACAGAAACGACCGCTGTTGTGCAGGGCAGTGATTATGGTGAAAGCCAAGCGCAAAACTCGCCCTGTGAGCTCAGCGCTAAGTCACTGCTGGCAGTGAGCGGTATCGCAGCTGAACATCTGTTTTTTGCGCTGCTGCTGTTTGTTGCCTTACTGTTTGAGCCCCCTCGCCAGCTTCGTCTATTTATCCCGCCTCCGCGCGCCGTTTCTTTACCTCGTTTGCGGGTTCATCTCAGGCTGTGTACGTTCCAAGAATAA
- a CDS encoding IS1 family transposase, which yields MSSYKVPLPKCPLCESHQGVIRYGYSKTKAQRYRCMACQKSFQLKYIYSREKHEAYC from the coding sequence ATGTCTAGCTATAAAGTTCCGTTACCTAAATGTCCTCTCTGTGAAAGCCATCAAGGCGTTATCCGCTATGGATACAGCAAAACCAAAGCACAACGCTATCGCTGTATGGCGTGCCAAAAGTCTTTTCAATTAAAATATATTTACTCTAGGGAAAAACACGAAGCCTATTGCTAG
- the dbpA gene encoding ATP-dependent RNA helicase DbpA: MTSFAELNALPAKQLVNLNELGYLTMTPVQAEALPAILAGKDVRAQAKTGSGKTAAFGLGLLQHIEAGQFNTQALVLCPTRELAEQVANELRRLARYVPNIKVLTLCGGVPFNAQRDSLSHAPHVIVATPGRLLDHLQKATVSLDALRTLVLDEADRMLDMGFADDIDEVISHAPVNRQTLLFSATWPEAIAAISHRIQRAPLTIEIDAVDELPAVEQQFYEVSRSGKIDLLQKLLSREQPASCVVFCNTKKDCQTVCDALNDCGQSALALHGDMEQRDRDQALVRFANGSSRVLVATDVAARGLDIKALEMVINYELSWDPEVHVHRIGRTARAGESGLAISLCAPEEAPRANVLEEALNLKLTWLTPPSGLRITPLEAEMATLCIDGGKKAKMRPGDILGALTGDLGLEGADIGKIAIHPMHAYVAVKQSVARHAWKQLQQGKIKGKGVKVRLLK; the protein is encoded by the coding sequence GTGACTTCATTTGCTGAACTTAACGCGCTTCCTGCCAAACAGCTTGTTAATCTTAACGAGCTGGGCTATCTGACCATGACCCCAGTACAGGCCGAAGCGTTACCGGCAATTCTCGCAGGGAAAGACGTCCGCGCGCAGGCGAAAACCGGCAGTGGGAAAACCGCCGCTTTCGGGCTGGGGCTGTTACAGCATATTGAGGCCGGGCAGTTCAACACTCAGGCGCTGGTGCTCTGCCCAACTCGTGAACTAGCCGAGCAGGTGGCAAACGAGCTGCGCCGTCTGGCTCGCTATGTGCCAAACATCAAGGTGCTGACCCTTTGCGGCGGCGTTCCGTTTAATGCCCAGCGCGACTCGCTGAGCCACGCTCCACACGTTATTGTCGCCACGCCAGGCCGTCTGTTGGATCACCTGCAAAAGGCGACTGTCAGTCTGGATGCTCTGCGAACTCTAGTTCTGGACGAAGCCGATCGCATGCTTGATATGGGCTTTGCCGATGATATTGATGAGGTGATTTCCCACGCTCCGGTAAATCGCCAGACGCTGCTGTTTTCTGCGACTTGGCCGGAGGCCATTGCCGCGATTAGCCACCGTATTCAGCGCGCTCCTTTGACGATTGAAATTGATGCCGTGGACGAGCTTCCTGCTGTTGAACAACAGTTTTATGAGGTTTCCCGCAGCGGCAAGATCGATCTGTTACAGAAGCTGCTAAGTCGCGAACAGCCCGCTTCCTGTGTGGTGTTTTGCAATACCAAGAAAGACTGCCAGACCGTATGCGATGCCCTGAACGACTGCGGGCAGAGCGCACTGGCGCTGCACGGTGATATGGAACAGCGCGATCGCGATCAGGCGCTGGTGCGCTTTGCCAACGGCAGCAGTCGGGTGCTGGTCGCGACTGACGTTGCCGCACGCGGGCTGGATATCAAAGCGCTGGAAATGGTGATTAACTACGAGCTGTCGTGGGATCCTGAAGTGCACGTTCACCGCATTGGCCGTACCGCCCGCGCCGGTGAAAGCGGGCTGGCTATTAGCCTCTGTGCGCCGGAAGAGGCTCCGCGCGCCAACGTGCTGGAAGAGGCACTTAATCTAAAGCTTACATGGCTGACGCCGCCGTCCGGTTTGCGTATTACTCCACTGGAAGCCGAGATGGCAACCTTGTGTATCGACGGTGGAAAGAAAGCCAAAATGCGTCCGGGGGATATTCTGGGCGCCTTAACCGGTGACTTGGGGCTAGAAGGGGCAGACATCGGTAAGATTGCCATTCACCCCATGCACGCGTATGTCGCGGTAAAACAGTCGGTCGCACGCCACGCGTGGAAGCAGTTACAGCAGGGAAAAATTAAAGGCAAAGGGGTAAAAGTCAGACTGCTGAAGTAG
- a CDS encoding autotransporter outer membrane beta-barrel domain-containing protein: MDISRRNGKRFYLNSIAAVLIGAFGVSAQSWAACTTKTGGPGGVTSAIAATANSQCTTDVSYVENATLGTTDATQVSVAGSGTSLSFSADSVNITSNSGSNGKAISLTNGGTLNFAGDLNVNLNGSTPSQNYGILLSSPGTLTIEKNLTMLGRVDNSFISALNGTVEVKGESIFRILDPSLRGAIIVTGMTGSGTNSQLFFRGKTTIENLSNSSTSIMMHGTSLVSFGDLDMSSFGAGGMDVSINEDAALTSSGTTVVDSGKNVILNVNTKLGSKGAIVLGESQSVIDQQLANRTRTLVNVGANASLTNIQSDAIGIRVNNSTTDISDISIKGTLDVRNGTAIQGKGTGVEYVSIDGGSVYGVISLDRGDDVLTANSGLIDGEIIMGRGSDTLILNQGIDITGLVKANGHDPMYVQTDAENNTLEANGLSFVGYTSLAGNSREGTNVANWDSVRLNNGASLTLSDSLFESTLDRARQLVIDGSSSLIHQSGTAAAARSVYGSVENNGRIAMDNGAAGDTLTITGNYRGDGGQLVLNTVLHDDASPTDRLIVEGNTEAGTTSVLINQVGGSGALTQQGIEIVTVGGASDAVFKKMDNTRIVAGLYEYDIVKKGSNWYLTSELEPVTPPVTPPVDPGITPPPTVTPETINKYRPESGSYMANHMAANTLFLMRLHDRLGETQYTDVLTGEKRVTSMWMRHVGGHNRSRDSSGQLRTQSNRYVMQMGGDLAQWSSDGLDRWHLGAMVGYANQHSNTEAKYSPDRSRGSVEGYSAGLYGTWYANTQEKTGSYVDAWALYNWFDNEVSGDRLSTEKYKSRGVTASVESGYTFKLAERQADGAAFYLQPKAQVTWMGVRSKDHVEDDSKGRTRVSFDGSGNIQTRLGLRAFANGHSDIDKGKNRAFEPFIEANWLHNTKDFGVTMNGQHNGISGTKNIGELKLGVEGQMSTGLTLWGNVGQQVGSKGYSDTQAILGIKYSF; this comes from the coding sequence GCGGGTAGCGGAACTAGCCTGTCTTTTTCAGCAGACAGCGTCAATATTACCAGTAACAGCGGAAGTAACGGCAAGGCGATTTCCCTGACAAACGGCGGGACGCTTAACTTTGCCGGCGATCTGAACGTGAATCTTAACGGCAGTACGCCTAGCCAAAACTACGGTATTCTGCTGTCCTCACCCGGTACACTCACGATTGAAAAAAATCTGACCATGCTGGGGCGAGTCGATAACTCGTTTATCTCCGCGCTTAACGGTACCGTTGAGGTAAAAGGGGAATCGATATTCAGAATTCTTGATCCCTCTCTAAGAGGTGCCATCATTGTGACGGGCATGACCGGTTCTGGCACAAACTCTCAGCTGTTTTTCCGTGGCAAAACGACAATAGAGAACCTGTCGAATTCATCTACATCGATAATGATGCACGGCACGTCGCTGGTTTCTTTCGGCGATCTGGACATGTCTTCCTTTGGCGCTGGCGGTATGGACGTGAGCATCAATGAAGATGCCGCACTGACATCTAGCGGAACGACCGTTGTTGACAGCGGTAAGAACGTTATTTTGAACGTGAATACCAAGCTGGGCAGCAAAGGCGCGATCGTCTTGGGTGAGTCACAAAGCGTTATTGACCAGCAGTTGGCGAATCGCACTCGAACTCTCGTTAACGTAGGGGCTAACGCCAGCCTGACTAATATTCAGAGCGACGCCATCGGTATTCGCGTAAATAACTCGACGACGGATATCAGCGACATCAGCATCAAGGGAACCCTAGATGTGCGTAACGGCACTGCGATTCAAGGGAAAGGAACGGGCGTTGAGTACGTGAGTATTGACGGCGGTAGCGTTTACGGTGTGATCAGCCTCGATCGGGGTGATGACGTTTTAACCGCCAACAGCGGGCTGATTGACGGTGAAATTATTATGGGGCGCGGCAGCGATACGCTGATCCTCAACCAGGGCATTGATATTACCGGATTGGTAAAGGCCAACGGCCACGACCCTATGTATGTCCAAACCGACGCAGAAAATAACACGCTTGAGGCTAACGGTCTGAGCTTCGTTGGCTATACCTCTTTGGCTGGCAACAGCCGAGAAGGGACAAACGTAGCGAACTGGGACAGCGTTCGCCTAAACAACGGTGCGTCGCTGACCCTATCAGATAGCCTGTTTGAATCGACACTAGACCGCGCCAGACAGCTGGTTATTGACGGCTCATCCAGTCTTATCCATCAGTCCGGCACTGCCGCGGCGGCTCGCAGCGTCTACGGCAGCGTTGAGAACAACGGACGTATCGCTATGGACAACGGCGCAGCCGGAGATACTTTAACCATTACCGGGAACTATCGCGGTGACGGCGGCCAGCTAGTGCTTAACACTGTGCTTCACGATGACGCTTCGCCAACGGACAGGCTGATCGTAGAAGGGAATACTGAAGCGGGCACAACCAGCGTGCTGATTAATCAGGTGGGTGGAAGCGGAGCCCTGACACAGCAGGGTATTGAGATTGTGACCGTCGGCGGAGCGTCAGACGCAGTGTTCAAGAAGATGGACAATACGCGCATTGTTGCCGGACTTTACGAATATGACATCGTGAAAAAAGGCAGCAACTGGTACCTCACTAGCGAGCTTGAGCCGGTAACGCCGCCGGTGACTCCACCTGTCGACCCGGGCATTACGCCACCTCCGACAGTGACGCCAGAGACTATCAATAAGTATCGACCAGAGTCCGGCAGCTATATGGCAAACCACATGGCGGCGAACACGCTGTTCCTAATGCGCCTGCACGATCGACTGGGAGAAACCCAGTATACCGACGTGCTGACCGGTGAAAAGCGCGTCACCAGCATGTGGATGCGTCACGTTGGCGGGCACAATCGCTCTCGCGACAGTAGCGGTCAGCTTAGAACGCAGAGCAACCGCTATGTGATGCAGATGGGTGGAGATCTGGCGCAGTGGAGTTCTGACGGCCTTGACCGCTGGCACTTAGGGGCGATGGTCGGCTACGCCAATCAGCACAGCAATACGGAAGCTAAATATTCACCGGATCGCTCCAGAGGCTCTGTTGAAGGCTACAGCGCGGGGCTTTACGGCACTTGGTATGCGAATACGCAAGAAAAAACCGGCAGCTACGTTGACGCTTGGGCGCTGTACAACTGGTTTGATAACGAAGTGAGCGGCGATAGACTCAGCACTGAAAAGTATAAGTCACGCGGTGTGACGGCGTCTGTTGAGTCCGGCTATACCTTCAAGCTGGCAGAACGGCAGGCGGACGGTGCAGCCTTCTATTTGCAGCCAAAGGCGCAGGTGACCTGGATGGGCGTGCGGTCGAAAGACCACGTAGAGGACGACTCCAAAGGTCGTACCCGCGTTTCCTTTGACGGCAGCGGCAATATCCAGACCCGTTTAGGCCTTCGCGCGTTCGCCAACGGCCATAGTGATATTGATAAGGGCAAAAACCGTGCCTTTGAACCCTTTATTGAAGCTAACTGGCTCCACAATACTAAAGACTTTGGCGTAACCATGAACGGTCAGCACAACGGTATCAGCGGTACTAAGAATATCGGCGAACTGAAGCTGGGCGTGGAAGGGCAAATGTCTACTGGACTTACCCTGTGGGGTAACGTGGGTCAGCAGGTGGGGAGTAAAGGCTATAGCGATACTCAGGCAATACTGGGTATAAAGTACAGTTTTTAA